The Sporosarcina ureae genome includes a region encoding these proteins:
- a CDS encoding HD family phosphohydrolase: MTALKELLSQLRKVKFTFLLLLVVSLSSILLFFLMYSSTQNETYEISAFEISPKTIRSPKTIEDIEKTEFERVRAEQAVPNSYRFSEDIMKNRQAILGSIFTAVSDVKVEVKEDPDMTSSTKMKLLHKKLKGLEKEQTLLPVTDDQLKQLLSAEQSDLNNLHELLTHVVGRELSKPFKAEQVPMHRYEVERNIRETNTLPRDLVEVALALGRMAVVETEIIDEELTVKNKRDARDSVEAIRILQGQVIVREGQLIDRDVYHQLELSGVLTNQSSRKLTLGIILFILFVSSLIVLHFGQSKRDETFKKKALGIFYIILLLAVVLMKIVSYIDYEFDVLIAFLFPTALVPMLIKLLINERSAVLATIITSATAGIMLQEGLVAIMQMEVALYILFGGIVSVYLLSEHGRRSTILQTSIGVAGSNMMFIIFYLLMTQTSYTTSELIFYAVAAISSGLLSGALTLGVLPFFESSFHLLSNMRLVELSNPNHPLLKKILVETPGTYHHSIMVANLADAACEAIGANGLLARVGSYYHDIGKTIHPGFFIENQHNGRNLHDALTPEKSRDMIIAHAEDGAKILEKHRMPKELIAIARQHHGTSSVKFFYLKAKETNPDVNEDDFRYPGPKPQTKENAVIMIADSVEAAVRSMKEPTPEKIATLVNVIVRGKLEDDQFDECDLSLKEIKLVKQAINETLNGIFHNRIEYPDK; encoded by the coding sequence ATGACAGCTTTAAAGGAACTTCTTTCACAACTTCGAAAAGTGAAATTTACATTTCTTTTGCTTCTTGTCGTCTCTCTTTCTAGTATCCTGTTGTTTTTTCTGATGTATAGCAGTACGCAGAACGAAACGTACGAAATTTCGGCTTTTGAGATTTCACCGAAAACTATACGTTCACCGAAAACAATAGAAGATATCGAGAAAACCGAATTCGAACGTGTACGGGCGGAACAGGCAGTACCGAATTCCTATCGTTTCTCGGAAGATATTATGAAAAATCGTCAAGCCATCCTTGGTTCGATCTTTACTGCAGTAAGCGATGTTAAAGTCGAAGTGAAAGAAGACCCTGACATGACTTCGAGTACTAAAATGAAGTTACTTCATAAAAAGTTGAAAGGTCTTGAAAAGGAACAGACTTTATTACCTGTTACAGATGACCAACTGAAACAACTACTTTCGGCTGAACAAAGTGATTTGAATAATTTGCATGAGTTGTTGACACATGTCGTGGGAAGAGAATTATCGAAGCCATTTAAAGCGGAACAGGTGCCCATGCATCGCTACGAGGTGGAACGCAACATTCGAGAAACGAATACCTTACCAAGAGATTTGGTTGAGGTGGCATTAGCGCTCGGACGAATGGCAGTAGTGGAAACGGAAATAATCGATGAAGAATTAACTGTTAAGAATAAAAGGGATGCGCGAGATTCAGTTGAAGCAATCCGGATTTTACAAGGACAAGTCATCGTGCGTGAAGGACAGTTGATCGACCGTGATGTGTATCACCAACTGGAGCTTTCTGGAGTTCTTACTAATCAATCTTCACGTAAACTGACGCTCGGCATTATCCTGTTTATATTGTTCGTATCCAGTTTGATTGTTTTACACTTTGGCCAGTCCAAAAGAGATGAGACATTCAAAAAGAAAGCGCTCGGTATATTCTATATTATTTTACTGTTGGCAGTCGTATTGATGAAAATTGTCAGCTACATTGATTATGAATTTGATGTCCTTATTGCATTTTTATTTCCGACGGCTCTCGTACCGATGCTGATTAAGTTATTGATTAATGAGCGTTCGGCGGTACTGGCGACGATTATTACTTCCGCGACAGCTGGCATCATGTTGCAAGAAGGTTTGGTCGCCATCATGCAAATGGAAGTAGCATTGTATATTTTATTTGGTGGGATCGTAAGTGTTTATTTACTAAGTGAGCATGGCAGACGCTCAACGATTCTACAGACGAGTATTGGCGTTGCGGGATCAAACATGATGTTCATCATATTTTATTTATTGATGACACAAACTAGTTATACAACGTCAGAGTTGATTTTTTATGCGGTGGCGGCCATTTCGTCTGGCTTGTTGTCCGGGGCTTTAACATTAGGGGTATTGCCGTTTTTCGAGTCAAGTTTCCATTTACTTTCTAATATGCGTTTAGTGGAGCTTTCGAATCCTAATCATCCGTTACTAAAGAAAATCTTAGTGGAGACACCGGGTACATACCACCATAGCATTATGGTTGCGAATTTAGCGGATGCAGCGTGTGAAGCAATTGGCGCTAACGGATTACTCGCGCGTGTCGGCAGTTATTATCATGATATTGGGAAGACGATTCATCCCGGATTCTTCATTGAGAACCAACATAATGGTCGGAATCTGCATGATGCACTGACACCCGAGAAAAGTCGTGATATGATTATAGCCCACGCGGAAGATGGAGCAAAAATTTTGGAGAAACATCGGATGCCCAAAGAACTCATAGCGATCGCAAGACAGCACCACGGAACGAGTAGCGTCAAATTCTTTTATTTGAAAGCGAAAGAAACCAATCCGGATGTAAATGAAGATGATTTCCGATATCCTGGTCCGAAACCCCAAACGAAAGAAAATGCGGTAATCATGATTGCGGACAGTGTGGAAGCGGCAGTGCGTTCCATGAAAGAACCGACACCTGAAAAAATTGCTACGCTCGTCAATGTAATTGTGCGTGGCAAATTAGAAGACGATCAATTTGATGAATGTGATTTGTCGTTAAAAGAAATTAAACTAGTCAAACAAGCAATTAATGAAACGTTAAACGGGATCTTCCATAATCGTATTGAATATCCCGATAAGTAA